A single window of Mycobacterium sp. ITM-2016-00318 DNA harbors:
- a CDS encoding endonuclease, with amino-acid sequence MKVAGTTYADEAGITLRDKPMPLFQLLTLCMLASKPIDATIATRAARELFAAGLRSPKAVLTADRHTLITAFGRAHYVRYDESSATRLADIATMLNDDYGGDLRRLAAASNHDVGEAKRLLKRFKGIGDTGAEIFLREIQDVWTWVRPHFDQRAADAAREIGLPADPASLSALAPRRTATLAAALVRVSLDDDVRAELVA; translated from the coding sequence ATGAAGGTCGCGGGCACCACCTATGCGGATGAAGCCGGCATCACGTTGCGGGACAAGCCGATGCCGCTGTTCCAGCTCCTCACGCTGTGCATGCTCGCGAGCAAGCCGATCGACGCGACGATCGCGACGAGGGCTGCGCGGGAGCTTTTCGCGGCCGGTCTGAGGTCCCCGAAGGCGGTGCTGACCGCCGATCGCCACACATTGATCACCGCGTTCGGGCGGGCGCACTACGTCCGCTACGACGAGAGCTCGGCCACCCGGCTCGCTGACATCGCCACCATGCTGAATGACGACTACGGCGGCGACCTGCGCCGGCTGGCCGCCGCCAGCAACCACGACGTCGGGGAGGCGAAGCGACTGTTAAAGCGGTTCAAAGGAATCGGAGACACCGGCGCTGAGATTTTCCTTCGCGAAATACAGGACGTGTGGACGTGGGTGCGACCACACTTCGACCAGCGCGCCGCCGACGCCGCGCGCGAAATCGGCCTGCCCGCCGACCCCGCCTCGCTGAGCGCGCTCGCGCCGCGCAGGACCGCGACGCTTGCCGCGGCGCTGGTGCGCGTCTCGCTGGACGACGACGTGCGCGCCGAACTGGTGGCGTGA
- a CDS encoding TfoX/Sxy family protein, with the protein MAYDQDLADRIRELLGAEKGVEEKRMFGGLAFLVNGNMSVAASGRGGLMVRVPPAETEKLLAREHVEPMVMAGRETRGWLRVSGDGVNTKRQLQSWVARGVDYAKSLPPK; encoded by the coding sequence ATGGCGTACGACCAAGACCTCGCCGACCGCATCCGCGAACTCCTCGGCGCGGAGAAGGGAGTGGAAGAGAAGCGGATGTTCGGCGGGTTGGCGTTCTTGGTCAACGGCAACATGTCGGTGGCAGCGAGCGGCCGCGGCGGGCTGATGGTCCGGGTACCACCGGCCGAGACCGAGAAGCTGCTCGCTCGCGAGCACGTCGAACCGATGGTGATGGCAGGACGGGAGACCCGCGGATGGCTGCGGGTGTCCGGTGACGGCGTCAACACCAAACGCCAACTGCAGTCGTGGGTGGCCCGAGGCGTGGACTACGCCAAGTCGCTGCCGCCGAAGTGA
- a CDS encoding DUF72 domain-containing protein encodes MIRIGTSGWSYDHWTDVLYPAGMPVAKRLARYVEEFDTVELNASFYRWPRDDAFAGWRQRLPAGFTMAVKAHRGLTHYRRLKSAEPWVERFERCWTALGDRAEALLVQLHPGVERDDARLDHFLGLMPQSIPVAMELRHPTWNDPAVFSLLERHGAAYVVMSGAQLPCVPRATSDLVYVRMHGPEPASLYTGSYSEDDLRRWADRLVAWQQEGRRVDVYFNNDLGGHAVRNARRLKELMTPG; translated from the coding sequence GTGATCCGGATCGGGACCTCGGGGTGGTCATATGACCACTGGACCGACGTGCTGTATCCCGCCGGGATGCCGGTTGCGAAACGGCTGGCCCGCTACGTCGAGGAGTTCGACACCGTCGAACTCAACGCAAGCTTCTACCGCTGGCCCCGCGACGACGCGTTCGCCGGATGGCGGCAGCGGCTGCCTGCGGGCTTCACGATGGCGGTCAAGGCGCACCGCGGACTGACGCACTACCGCAGGCTGAAGTCGGCGGAGCCGTGGGTCGAGCGGTTCGAGCGATGCTGGACCGCACTCGGCGACCGGGCCGAAGCGCTGCTGGTCCAACTCCATCCCGGGGTGGAACGCGACGATGCGCGACTGGATCACTTCCTCGGCCTGATGCCGCAGTCGATCCCCGTGGCGATGGAGCTGCGTCATCCGACGTGGAACGACCCCGCGGTGTTCTCCTTGCTCGAGCGTCACGGCGCCGCGTACGTCGTGATGAGCGGTGCGCAATTGCCCTGTGTGCCCCGGGCCACCAGCGACCTGGTCTACGTCCGCATGCACGGCCCCGAGCCTGCCTCGCTGTACACCGGCTCCTACTCCGAGGACGACCTGCGCCGGTGGGCCGACCGCCTCGTCGCGTGGCAGCAGGAGGGCAGGCGCGTTGACGTGTACTTCAACAACGATCTCGGCGGCCACGCCGTGCGCAACGCGCGTCGGCTCAAGGAGTTGATGACCCCCGGTTGA
- a CDS encoding acetyl-CoA acetyltransferase — translation MTPPPRTPVLVGYGQVNQLEENPSVEPIGLMADAAHAAACPRVLQAVDSVRIVNILSWRYRDPGRLLAQQIGADNASTRYTGVGGNVPQTLVNQACLDIQSGRADVVLIAGAETFRTRTRLRNRGVKPDWTSEPESVPFAEGANENLPMVGPAELRINLDRPAYVYPLFEQALRIAAGESPDEHRRRIGALWSRFSEVAQANPHAWSRSALSADDIWQPNESNRMISWPYTKLMNSNNMVDQGAVVIVASAEKANRLQIPTERWVFPYAGTDAHDTYAVGERLELSESPAIRIGGSRALELAGVGVDDIDLIDVYSCFPSAVQVAAAELGLALSDANRPLTVTGGLTFAGGPWNNYVTHSIATMAQRLAGNSGQLGLITANGGYLTKHSFGVYGSEPPAHQFRWEDVQSTVDAEPTRVAEVEWSGVGTVEAWTTPFDRDGAAQKAFLAVRTPDDSRTLAVISDAGQADVTVREDIARAKVAVHPDGTATLE, via the coding sequence GTGACACCACCACCCAGAACGCCGGTGCTCGTCGGCTACGGACAGGTCAACCAACTCGAGGAGAACCCCTCAGTCGAACCCATCGGCCTGATGGCCGATGCCGCCCATGCCGCTGCGTGCCCTCGGGTGCTGCAGGCCGTCGACTCGGTGCGCATCGTCAACATCCTGTCGTGGCGCTACCGCGACCCGGGTCGGTTGCTGGCACAGCAGATCGGCGCGGACAACGCGTCGACCCGGTACACGGGGGTTGGCGGAAACGTCCCGCAGACCTTGGTGAACCAGGCGTGTCTGGACATCCAGTCGGGCCGCGCCGACGTGGTGCTGATCGCGGGCGCCGAAACATTCCGCACCAGAACCCGATTGCGTAACCGCGGCGTGAAGCCGGACTGGACTAGCGAGCCGGAATCGGTGCCGTTTGCCGAGGGCGCCAATGAGAACCTGCCGATGGTGGGACCGGCGGAGCTGCGCATCAACCTGGATCGGCCTGCCTACGTATATCCGCTCTTCGAGCAGGCGTTGCGCATCGCAGCGGGCGAGTCACCCGACGAGCACCGCCGACGCATCGGCGCGCTGTGGTCGCGGTTCAGCGAAGTGGCACAGGCGAATCCGCACGCGTGGAGTCGGTCGGCGCTGTCCGCCGACGACATCTGGCAGCCCAACGAGAGCAACCGGATGATCAGCTGGCCGTACACCAAGCTGATGAACTCCAACAACATGGTCGACCAGGGCGCGGTGGTCATCGTGGCCTCCGCCGAGAAGGCGAACCGACTGCAGATTCCCACCGAGCGCTGGGTGTTCCCATACGCGGGCACCGACGCGCACGACACCTATGCCGTGGGTGAGCGGCTGGAACTCAGCGAATCACCGGCGATACGGATCGGTGGCAGCCGGGCGCTCGAACTCGCCGGGGTAGGAGTCGACGACATCGACCTGATCGACGTCTACTCGTGCTTCCCGTCGGCGGTTCAGGTCGCCGCAGCCGAACTGGGGCTGGCGCTGAGCGACGCAAACCGTCCGCTGACCGTCACCGGCGGCCTCACGTTCGCAGGTGGCCCATGGAACAACTACGTCACGCATTCGATCGCCACGATGGCGCAACGGTTGGCAGGCAATTCCGGTCAGCTCGGCCTGATCACAGCCAACGGCGGCTATCTGACCAAGCACAGCTTCGGTGTCTACGGTTCGGAACCGCCGGCGCACCAATTCCGCTGGGAAGACGTGCAATCCACTGTCGACGCCGAGCCGACGAGGGTCGCCGAGGTCGAATGGTCCGGCGTCGGAACCGTCGAAGCGTGGACGACGCCGTTTGATCGCGACGGTGCCGCCCAGAAGGCCTTCCTCGCGGTTCGCACCCCCGACGACTCGAGGACGCTCGCGGTGATCAGCGACGCCGGACAAGCCGACGTGACCGTGCGCGAGGACATCGCGCGAGCGAAGGTGGCGGTGCATCCCGACGGCACCGCCACGCTCGAATGA